A single Silvibacterium dinghuense DNA region contains:
- a CDS encoding energy transducer TonB has product MSTALRSFFLLLTGLLATAAASAQVMTSHNWQRALTQARNLLPDTSLAGEPYHLHYDLHFRIPLDGHSNQEADATYDVYVDPHRFRRTDMASGSFHMTVVDDLQHQTSWHSMTGDMPLGLYDFEDIVLEPRPVLFALEHSATPALLPMHRRVLEGSLYGCVDDGEMAMLCFDPFTHVFALGQILNQTYVYADWIPLRSHAIPSLIRIYDGKTLLLTANGKIEVFHRFAPLFFTQTAPTPPTPIENRPVVSFPQLKATPWYGNASLRITVDEEGKVSHTELVEIDNNKIKHAAMNFIRDLRFRPASEAPGTPATFTTLFYLRYLPRANPSLR; this is encoded by the coding sequence ATGTCGACTGCATTGCGTTCATTCTTCCTGCTGCTCACCGGGCTTCTGGCAACAGCCGCGGCTTCCGCTCAGGTCATGACCTCGCACAACTGGCAGCGCGCCCTCACCCAGGCCCGTAACCTGCTTCCAGACACATCGCTGGCAGGCGAACCCTATCATCTGCACTACGACCTGCACTTCCGCATCCCGCTCGACGGCCATAGCAACCAGGAAGCCGACGCCACCTATGACGTTTACGTCGATCCGCACCGCTTTCGCCGCACCGATATGGCCTCCGGCAGCTTTCACATGACGGTCGTCGATGACCTGCAGCATCAAACCTCCTGGCACTCCATGACCGGAGACATGCCGCTCGGCCTCTACGACTTCGAAGACATTGTGCTCGAGCCACGGCCCGTACTCTTCGCGCTCGAGCACAGCGCGACCCCGGCGCTGCTCCCCATGCACCGGCGGGTTCTCGAAGGCTCACTCTACGGCTGTGTGGATGACGGCGAAATGGCCATGCTGTGCTTCGATCCCTTCACGCACGTCTTTGCGCTCGGACAGATCCTGAACCAGACCTATGTCTACGCAGACTGGATTCCTCTGCGCAGCCACGCCATCCCTTCCCTCATCAGGATCTACGACGGCAAGACGCTCCTGCTCACGGCGAACGGCAAGATCGAAGTGTTTCACCGCTTTGCTCCGCTCTTCTTCACGCAGACCGCGCCCACCCCGCCTACGCCTATCGAGAACCGTCCCGTGGTCAGCTTTCCGCAGCTCAAGGCCACACCCTGGTATGGCAATGCATCCCTGCGCATCACCGTGGATGAGGAAGGAAAGGTGAGCCATACCGAGCTTGTCGAGATCGACAACAACAAGATCAAGCACGCGGCGATGAACTTTATCCGCGATCTGCGCTTCCGCCCCGCGAGCGAAGCACCGGGCACGCCGGCGACTTTTACGACGCTGTTCTATCTCCGCTATCTGCCGCGGGCGAATCCTTCTCTTCGATGA
- a CDS encoding TraR/DksA family transcriptional regulator, which produces MNHSEHTLPNNPNRLYEEKLQQQKRTLESSLRATVRQGRQSGAEETLDPADQAVFSYEKELLFSQGATGHAQLNLIRQALLRIEDGSFGECQHCGERIGSKRLEAVPWSRFCIGCQERVERGELDDSVQAA; this is translated from the coding sequence GTGAACCACTCCGAACACACCCTGCCCAACAACCCGAACCGTCTTTACGAAGAGAAGCTGCAGCAGCAAAAGCGCACCCTCGAATCCAGCCTCCGCGCCACTGTCCGCCAGGGGCGCCAGAGCGGCGCCGAGGAGACTCTCGACCCAGCCGATCAGGCCGTCTTCTCCTACGAAAAGGAGCTGCTCTTCAGCCAGGGAGCCACCGGCCATGCGCAGCTCAATCTCATCCGCCAGGCCCTGCTCCGCATCGAGGACGGCTCCTTCGGGGAATGCCAGCACTGCGGCGAGCGCATCGGCTCCAAGCGCCTCGAAGCCGTTCCCTGGTCCCGTTTCTGCATCGGCTGCCAGGAGAGGGTAGAACGCGGCGAGCTGGACGACTCGGTCCAGGCGGCGTAA
- a CDS encoding YceD family protein, which yields MQITVLDLEREPLEFNLALPPGAIQYGEEVTQTGDLAVKGRADLIEEHRGPRDIVSDIRLRASYKGDVEISCARCLEPVPHAVSGEFDLIFRPLGADKDGGEHSISASETEIGYYQDGGLALEDVLREQVLLSLPVRTLCREDCKGLCPHCGRDLNSESCTCEAASSDPRWSALSDLRSRIKS from the coding sequence ATGCAGATCACGGTGCTCGATCTCGAACGGGAGCCGCTCGAATTTAACCTTGCGCTACCCCCCGGCGCCATTCAGTACGGCGAGGAAGTGACCCAGACCGGCGATCTCGCCGTAAAAGGCCGCGCCGACCTTATTGAAGAGCATCGCGGCCCTCGCGACATCGTTTCCGACATCCGCCTTCGCGCCAGCTACAAGGGCGACGTGGAAATCTCCTGTGCCCGGTGCCTCGAGCCTGTGCCCCACGCCGTTTCGGGCGAGTTCGACCTGATCTTCCGGCCGCTTGGCGCAGACAAAGACGGCGGCGAGCATTCGATCTCGGCATCGGAGACGGAAATCGGTTATTATCAAGATGGCGGTCTTGCGCTGGAAGACGTGTTACGGGAGCAGGTGCTTCTCTCCCTCCCCGTTCGAACACTCTGCCGTGAAGACTGCAAAGGACTTTGCCCGCACTGCGGCCGAGATCTGAACTCCGAATCCTGCACCTGCGAAGCGGCTTCGTCCGATCCACGGTGGTCGGCGCTCTCAGACTTGCGCAGCCGGATCAAATCGTAG
- the rpmF gene encoding 50S ribosomal protein L32 produces MPNPKRRHSKARTAKRRAHDALTATGLSECPSCHERKLPHRACPKCGTYKGRDVLEVKEAN; encoded by the coding sequence ATGCCTAATCCAAAGCGGCGTCATTCCAAGGCCCGCACCGCCAAGCGTCGCGCCCATGATGCGCTGACCGCCACCGGCCTCTCCGAGTGCCCCAGCTGCCACGAGCGCAAGCTCCCTCATCGCGCCTGCCCCAAGTGCGGAACGTACAAGGGCCGTGATGTTCTGGAAGTCAAGGAAGCCAACTAA
- the plsX gene encoding phosphate acyltransferase PlsX: MLIDIALDAMGSDKSPEPELRGAILACRQLPVRVHLVGPQESLRRGLRDILGRERLPIEIVHASEHIAMDEKAAHAVRAKKDSSMRVGLKLVREKKVAGFFTAGNTGAAMATAKMVLGALPGVDRPALAIVVPTLSGNPAILLDVGANVDCKPQNLEQFAVMGELYARSVLKISRPRVGVLSVGEEEGKGNDLTREAYALIKQLPVNFIGNVEGRDIYNGNCDVIVCDGFVGNVALKTSEGLTRLVREMLKASLTTTVTAQVGALLSRKAFNNFKRRLDPSEYGGAPLLGVRGVCIIGHGSSNDRAIMNGIRVAAEFAQAGINERIATEFTQSNPEEQPPASSF; the protein is encoded by the coding sequence ATGCTGATTGACATCGCTCTCGATGCCATGGGTTCGGATAAGTCTCCCGAGCCCGAACTCCGCGGAGCGATCCTCGCCTGCCGTCAGCTCCCCGTCCGGGTTCATCTCGTAGGGCCGCAGGAGTCTCTTCGCCGCGGCCTCCGGGATATCCTCGGGCGCGAACGCCTGCCCATTGAAATCGTCCATGCCAGCGAGCATATCGCCATGGACGAAAAGGCTGCGCACGCCGTCCGCGCCAAGAAGGACAGCTCGATGCGCGTCGGGCTGAAGCTGGTCCGCGAGAAAAAGGTCGCCGGCTTCTTCACCGCCGGCAATACGGGCGCTGCCATGGCCACGGCAAAGATGGTCCTCGGCGCGCTTCCGGGCGTCGACCGCCCGGCTCTTGCCATTGTGGTTCCGACGCTCTCCGGCAATCCTGCCATCCTGCTCGACGTCGGCGCCAATGTCGACTGCAAGCCGCAGAATCTGGAGCAGTTCGCCGTTATGGGTGAGCTCTACGCGCGGAGTGTGCTCAAGATCAGCCGGCCCCGCGTCGGCGTGCTCTCAGTCGGCGAAGAGGAAGGCAAGGGCAACGACCTCACCCGCGAGGCCTACGCCCTCATCAAGCAGCTCCCCGTCAATTTCATCGGCAACGTCGAAGGCCGCGATATCTACAACGGCAACTGCGACGTGATTGTATGCGACGGCTTCGTCGGCAATGTGGCCCTCAAGACCTCCGAAGGTCTCACCCGGCTGGTCCGCGAGATGCTCAAGGCTTCGCTGACCACGACCGTGACCGCGCAGGTGGGCGCGCTGCTCTCGCGCAAGGCCTTCAACAACTTCAAACGTCGCCTCGACCCCTCGGAATACGGCGGAGCCCCGCTGCTCGGTGTCCGCGGCGTCTGCATCATCGGTCACGGCTCCTCGAACGACCGCGCCATCATGAACGGCATCCGCGTCGCCGCGGAATTCGCGCAGGCCGGTATCAACGAGCGCATCGCGACCGAGTTCACCCAGAGCAATCCCGAAGAACAGCCCCCGGCCTCTAGCTTTTAG
- a CDS encoding glycosyltransferase: protein MPTVGLSMIVKNAEEDLRDCLKSVAFLVDEIVIADTGSTDGTLEIAREFGAKIVSISWNQHFAEARNACLQHLATDWVLVLDADEELSGEARGQIPDLLRSPETVGGFSLIQRNYLKGRFQYVLGTATRELEGEFAGGHPRADGIAKSCFDNPLCRLFRRDPRIFFRGRIHEVVEHQLAAANLTLIPTPWVIHHFGHLKTSEDILEKHRHYRSMLRRTLEEEPSRVGLWVQLGATEQLHFQDEDRALYAFGKALALQPSHADARISMTKILLHRKQYEEAIAVISHIADTGSEGAYKAEFTGDALHDLGKLKEARRMFTAALRLVRSGSVAPGREARIESKLGYIEVRLARQDGGLKVKTGRQEAGIGKLRRALAALPDDLDCHERLVRALVLSGRDAEAAEAAEAVLQHFASEPLFSRAAALSMRIGRRDQARKILDSGMERFPGSEPIGRLLREMG, encoded by the coding sequence ATGCCGACAGTCGGCCTGTCGATGATCGTCAAAAACGCCGAAGAGGACCTCCGGGATTGCCTCAAAAGCGTGGCTTTTCTCGTCGATGAGATCGTGATCGCCGATACCGGCTCGACCGACGGCACCCTTGAGATTGCCCGCGAATTCGGGGCGAAGATCGTCTCCATCTCCTGGAATCAGCACTTTGCCGAGGCACGGAACGCCTGCCTCCAGCATCTCGCCACGGATTGGGTGCTGGTGCTCGACGCAGACGAGGAGCTTTCCGGGGAGGCGCGGGGGCAGATTCCGGACCTGCTGCGCTCTCCCGAGACCGTTGGCGGCTTCTCTCTCATCCAGCGGAACTATCTGAAGGGCAGGTTTCAGTATGTGCTGGGAACGGCCACCCGGGAACTTGAGGGAGAGTTCGCCGGCGGCCATCCGCGCGCGGACGGAATCGCGAAATCCTGCTTCGACAACCCTCTGTGCCGGCTCTTCCGGCGCGATCCCCGCATCTTTTTCCGGGGCCGGATTCACGAGGTCGTGGAGCACCAGCTTGCCGCCGCAAATCTCACCCTGATCCCGACGCCGTGGGTCATCCATCACTTCGGGCACCTGAAGACGAGTGAGGACATCCTGGAAAAGCACCGTCACTACCGCTCCATGTTGCGCCGGACCCTCGAAGAGGAGCCATCGCGGGTAGGCCTGTGGGTACAGCTTGGCGCCACCGAGCAGCTCCACTTCCAGGATGAAGACCGCGCTCTCTATGCCTTTGGGAAGGCGCTCGCGCTGCAGCCCTCTCATGCCGATGCGCGGATCAGCATGACGAAGATCCTCCTGCACCGGAAGCAATATGAGGAGGCCATCGCGGTGATCTCCCATATTGCGGATACGGGCAGCGAGGGCGCGTACAAGGCGGAGTTTACCGGCGATGCTCTTCACGATCTGGGCAAGCTGAAGGAAGCCCGCCGCATGTTTACCGCTGCCCTCAGGCTGGTGCGATCCGGGAGCGTTGCGCCGGGCCGTGAGGCGCGGATCGAGAGCAAGCTGGGGTATATCGAGGTCCGGCTGGCCCGGCAGGATGGCGGACTAAAAGTAAAGACGGGTCGGCAGGAGGCAGGCATCGGCAAGCTGCGGCGCGCCCTCGCAGCCCTGCCTGACGATCTGGACTGCCATGAGCGCCTGGTCAGGGCGCTGGTTCTCTCCGGCCGGGATGCGGAAGCAGCGGAGGCTGCCGAGGCGGTGCTCCAGCACTTTGCCAGCGAGCCGTTGTTCTCCCGTGCCGCGGCACTTTCTATGCGGATAGGCAGGCGCGATCAGGCCCGGAAGATTCTGGATTCCGGCATGGAGCGTTTTCCCGGCTCCGAGCCGATCGGCAGGCTGCTGCGGGAGATGGGCTGA
- a CDS encoding acyl-CoA mutase large subunit family protein: protein MSKAEREKAFYDAADLEALGFDAGQDLGEPGAFPFTRGIQPTMYRGRLWTMRQYAGMGDAEESNRRYRYLLANGTSGLSVAFDLPTQIGYDSDDPMALGEVGRVGVAIDSVEDMERLFAGIALDHVSTSMTINATASILLAMYVTAARRSGAETKKLAGTVQNDVLKEYIARGTYIYPIPQAMRLVTDVIGWAAETVPEWNPISISGYHMREAGATAAQEIAFTLANGMTYVQAAIDAGLEVDRFAPRLSFFFNAHNDFLEEISKFRAARRLWARVMRDRFGAKSPRSWMLRFHSQTAGSTLTAQQPENNIVRTAIQALAAVLGGTQSLHTNGYDEALALPTEEAARIALRTQQILAHESGVAATADPLGGSYAIEARTSGLEQEAEAYFARIEAQGGMLRAIERGWVQGEIQAAAYAYQQAVDAGEAVVVGVNRYARESEPEVPIQRIDEALERGQVERVRALRARRDAGRWTAAIAAIKVRAHEGGNLMPAITEAVEALATVGEIAGALREVFGEYRESVTV, encoded by the coding sequence TTGAGCAAAGCGGAGCGCGAGAAGGCTTTTTACGATGCGGCGGATCTTGAAGCATTGGGTTTCGATGCGGGGCAGGATTTAGGCGAGCCGGGGGCATTTCCCTTTACGCGCGGCATCCAGCCGACGATGTACCGCGGGCGCCTCTGGACCATGCGCCAGTATGCAGGCATGGGAGACGCCGAGGAGAGCAATCGGCGCTATCGCTACCTGCTGGCCAATGGAACCTCGGGGCTCTCGGTGGCCTTCGACCTGCCGACCCAGATCGGCTACGACTCCGATGATCCGATGGCGCTCGGCGAGGTGGGCCGGGTGGGGGTGGCCATCGATTCGGTCGAAGACATGGAGCGGCTCTTTGCCGGGATCGCGCTCGACCACGTCTCGACCTCGATGACCATCAACGCCACGGCCTCAATCCTGCTGGCGATGTACGTGACGGCGGCGCGCAGGAGCGGGGCGGAGACGAAGAAGCTCGCTGGCACGGTGCAGAACGATGTGCTCAAGGAGTACATCGCACGCGGGACTTACATCTATCCCATCCCGCAGGCGATGCGGCTGGTTACTGATGTGATCGGCTGGGCCGCCGAGACCGTGCCGGAGTGGAATCCGATCTCCATCTCCGGCTATCACATGCGCGAGGCGGGAGCGACCGCGGCCCAGGAGATCGCCTTCACGCTGGCCAACGGCATGACCTATGTGCAGGCGGCTATCGATGCCGGGCTCGAGGTGGATCGCTTTGCGCCACGGCTCTCCTTCTTCTTTAATGCGCACAATGATTTTCTCGAAGAGATATCCAAATTCCGTGCGGCGCGGCGGCTGTGGGCGCGGGTGATGCGGGATCGCTTCGGAGCGAAGAGTCCGCGCTCCTGGATGCTCCGTTTCCACTCCCAGACGGCGGGTTCGACCCTGACCGCGCAGCAGCCGGAGAACAACATCGTGCGCACCGCGATCCAGGCGTTGGCCGCAGTGCTTGGAGGCACCCAGTCCCTGCATACCAATGGCTACGACGAGGCGCTGGCCCTGCCCACCGAGGAGGCGGCGCGGATCGCGCTCCGGACGCAGCAAATCCTGGCGCATGAGAGCGGCGTTGCGGCGACCGCCGATCCGCTGGGCGGCTCCTATGCCATCGAGGCGAGGACCTCCGGCCTGGAGCAGGAGGCTGAAGCGTACTTTGCCCGGATCGAGGCGCAGGGCGGAATGCTGCGGGCCATCGAGCGCGGCTGGGTGCAGGGCGAGATTCAGGCCGCGGCCTATGCCTACCAGCAGGCGGTCGACGCAGGCGAGGCAGTGGTCGTAGGGGTAAACCGCTATGCCCGCGAGTCGGAGCCGGAGGTGCCGATCCAGCGGATTGACGAAGCGCTCGAGCGCGGACAGGTGGAGCGGGTGCGGGCATTGCGGGCGCGCCGGGATGCCGGGCGCTGGACTGCGGCGATCGCAGCGATCAAGGTACGGGCCCATGAAGGGGGCAATCTGATGCCGGCGATCACGGAGGCGGTGGAGGCTCTGGCGACCGTAGGGGAGATCGCCGGAGCTCTGCGCGAGGTTTTTGGAGAATATCGGGAATCCGTGACGGTATAG
- the glgC gene encoding glucose-1-phosphate adenylyltransferase has product MGQGTKEDATRVMKDTLGVLLAGGAGERLFPLTRDRAKPAVPFGGNYRIIDITLSNCINSGLRRVYILTQYKALSLNRHIREGWTSVVAQELGEFIEILSPMQRVSANWYMGTADAVYQNIYSIGAEQPKHVIILSGDHIYKMDYGKMLEHHQATNADVTLATLPIEPHEVSRFGVVEIERSGEVIGFQEKPKTTNLRSPFNPNMVDASMGIYLFNTDVLLPALMQDAEDPTSKHDFGHNILPSILGKYKIQAYNFVDENKQHALYWRDVGTLDAYYDANMDIASVSPVFNLYDAHWPMRTRVRQYPPAKFVFGEPGRTGMAVNSIVSAGCIVSGAVVRNSVLSQDVRVNSYSEVDSSIVFSHVDIGRHCRIRRAIIDRDVHLPEGTVIGYDQNEDKKNYFVTPSGLTVVTRDHSLYENPVASDFLQQG; this is encoded by the coding sequence ATCGGCCAGGGGACCAAAGAGGATGCAACCCGCGTCATGAAGGATACACTCGGTGTTTTGTTAGCAGGCGGTGCCGGGGAACGACTGTTCCCTCTCACCCGTGACCGCGCCAAGCCCGCGGTCCCTTTCGGTGGCAACTACCGGATCATCGACATCACCCTTTCCAACTGCATCAACTCCGGTCTGCGCCGTGTTTACATCCTGACGCAGTACAAGGCTCTCTCTCTTAATCGGCATATTCGTGAAGGCTGGACCAGCGTAGTCGCCCAGGAACTCGGGGAGTTCATCGAGATTCTCTCGCCCATGCAGCGCGTCAGCGCGAACTGGTACATGGGCACGGCGGATGCCGTCTACCAGAACATTTACTCCATCGGCGCCGAGCAGCCGAAGCATGTGATCATCCTCTCCGGCGATCACATCTACAAGATGGACTACGGCAAGATGCTCGAGCATCACCAGGCGACCAACGCCGACGTAACGCTGGCCACGCTGCCCATCGAGCCGCATGAGGTCTCCCGCTTCGGCGTCGTAGAGATCGAGCGCTCCGGCGAAGTGATCGGCTTCCAGGAAAAGCCCAAGACCACGAATCTCCGTTCGCCCTTCAACCCGAACATGGTCGATGCCTCCATGGGCATCTACCTCTTCAATACCGATGTGCTGCTCCCGGCGCTGATGCAGGATGCCGAGGACCCTACCTCGAAGCATGATTTCGGCCACAACATCCTGCCCAGCATTCTCGGCAAGTACAAGATTCAGGCCTATAACTTCGTCGACGAGAACAAGCAGCATGCCCTGTACTGGCGCGATGTCGGCACGCTCGACGCGTACTACGACGCCAACATGGATATCGCCTCGGTTTCTCCCGTCTTCAACCTCTATGACGCGCACTGGCCGATGCGCACCCGCGTGCGGCAGTACCCGCCGGCAAAGTTCGTCTTCGGCGAACCGGGACGCACCGGCATGGCCGTCAACTCCATCGTCTCGGCCGGCTGCATCGTCTCGGGCGCGGTGGTGCGCAACTCCGTCCTCTCGCAGGATGTGCGCGTGAACTCCTACTCCGAGGTGGACTCGAGCATCGTCTTCTCGCACGTCGATATCGGCCGGCACTGCCGCATCCGGCGCGCCATCATCGACCGCGACGTGCATCTACCGGAAGGCACGGTCATCGGCTACGACCAGAACGAGGACAAGAAGAACTACTTCGTCACGCCCAGCGGCCTGACAGTGGTAACACGCGACCACTCGCTCTACGAAAACCCCGTCGCTTCGGACTTCCTCCAGCAGGGATAA
- a CDS encoding PIN domain-containing protein codes for MSVLEPEAPDFLDTNILVYAWDSGSPAKQRVARELLTRAIAGEMMISAQVLGEFTATLLHKLRPQVAAQEVKLLLGVLEPIRRVATDAATVRRALDAHLEYGLHFYDGMIVAAAELGGCRRIFSEDLNAGQSYFGVTVENPFRA; via the coding sequence ATGAGCGTCCTTGAGCCCGAAGCGCCGGATTTTCTGGATACCAACATCCTGGTCTACGCCTGGGACAGCGGAAGCCCGGCGAAGCAGCGCGTGGCCAGGGAGCTGCTGACGCGGGCCATTGCCGGAGAGATGATGATTTCGGCGCAGGTGCTTGGTGAGTTTACAGCCACCCTGCTGCACAAGCTGAGGCCGCAGGTTGCGGCGCAGGAAGTAAAGCTGCTGCTGGGCGTGCTCGAGCCTATCCGGCGCGTGGCGACGGACGCGGCGACGGTGCGGCGCGCGCTCGATGCGCATCTGGAATACGGACTGCACTTTTACGATGGCATGATTGTTGCCGCGGCCGAACTCGGAGGGTGCCGCCGCATCTTCTCCGAAGATCTGAATGCCGGGCAGAGCTATTTCGGTGTTACGGTCGAGAACCCATTCCGAGCCTGA
- a CDS encoding DUF6364 family protein, with product MNITLSLQDDLVRRVRKIAVDRDTTLTGLVRAYLEKLAVEDARLGRKRLEQEALAISFDRISYRVGKRNWTRAELHERP from the coding sequence ATGAATATCACTCTTTCTCTGCAGGATGATCTGGTGCGGCGGGTGAGAAAGATCGCCGTCGACAGGGACACAACCCTGACCGGACTGGTGCGCGCCTACCTGGAGAAGCTGGCTGTGGAAGACGCTCGGCTGGGACGGAAGAGGCTTGAACAGGAGGCGCTGGCGATAAGTTTTGACCGGATAAGTTATCGCGTGGGGAAGCGTAACTGGACGCGGGCGGAGCTGCATGAGCGTCCTTGA
- a CDS encoding RNA polymerase sigma factor: MAQPPRQAFESHPQPARPAHEPARPRTLDRGGADRAVEADWQIVVQRCLDGDSGAWAELVRFHHRRIYSLCFRFTGSAQDAEDLTQDVFIKVYGNLASFDLARGSFQTWITTLARNLLVDHFRRTKNQRVTDSMDAGWEESEELPLAGRLAAAGPTQHDRAAQKEIARMVQDALTKISPELREAVILRDLQDMDYKEIAQVLRIPEGTVKSRISRGRAELARLLERNKGQVV, from the coding sequence GTGGCGCAGCCCCCACGGCAGGCCTTCGAATCGCATCCCCAACCGGCACGACCGGCCCACGAGCCGGCACGGCCCCGCACTCTCGACCGTGGAGGCGCCGACCGCGCAGTGGAAGCCGACTGGCAGATCGTCGTGCAGCGTTGCCTCGACGGCGACTCCGGCGCATGGGCCGAGCTGGTGCGCTTTCACCACCGCCGCATCTATTCTTTGTGCTTCCGTTTTACCGGCTCCGCGCAGGATGCCGAAGACCTGACCCAGGACGTCTTCATCAAGGTCTACGGCAACCTCGCGAGCTTCGATCTCGCCCGTGGCAGCTTCCAGACCTGGATCACCACCCTGGCCCGCAACCTCCTCGTCGATCACTTCCGCCGCACGAAAAATCAGCGGGTGACCGATTCGATGGACGCGGGCTGGGAGGAATCCGAAGAGCTGCCTCTTGCCGGCCGGCTTGCCGCCGCCGGCCCCACCCAGCACGATCGCGCGGCCCAGAAGGAGATCGCACGCATGGTTCAGGATGCGTTGACGAAGATTTCTCCGGAGCTGCGCGAAGCTGTTATTCTGCGCGACCTGCAGGACATGGACTACAAGGAAATTGCCCAGGTATTGCGCATCCCGGAAGGTACTGTGAAGTCTCGTATCAGCCGCGGCCGGGCGGAACTTGCACGGCTGCTCGAGCGTAACAAAGGACAGGTGGTTTAA
- a CDS encoding anti-sigma factor family protein, with the protein MSERNPFDPHSKPAGQIPGHGLRRDLRCEEWEALLADALDSALPPGEDRAFSEHSATCATCGLLLSQAREGREWLSFLQPEPEMPADLVERILGRTSAATADRPLAVYGAPIAAGQGIAGGVLAMPARKFVPDSRMMMTAAMAFFSIALTLNLAGIRVTSLRLSDLTPASIENNLTRQFFGAKSQVVRYYNSLRVVYEFESKMRELRQDETTQPSHSGSQPATSDKPSSENQPPAANHHNGGRLEALPNAPHQDDALHGHPVLASNSLPGVDARPHRPAHTSGVPEHEVVALLALNTDQAEGSLA; encoded by the coding sequence ATGTCCGAGCGCAATCCATTCGATCCGCACAGCAAGCCCGCCGGTCAGATTCCCGGCCACGGCCTGCGCCGCGACCTCCGCTGCGAGGAATGGGAAGCCCTGCTGGCCGACGCCCTCGATAGCGCCCTGCCTCCAGGCGAGGACCGCGCCTTCAGCGAGCACAGCGCCACCTGCGCCACCTGCGGCCTGCTCCTCAGCCAGGCCCGCGAGGGCCGCGAGTGGCTGTCCTTCCTTCAGCCCGAACCGGAGATGCCGGCCGATCTTGTCGAGCGCATCCTCGGCCGCACCAGCGCCGCCACCGCCGACCGCCCGCTGGCCGTCTACGGTGCTCCGATCGCCGCCGGACAGGGAATCGCCGGGGGCGTCCTGGCCATGCCGGCACGCAAATTCGTTCCCGACTCGCGGATGATGATGACCGCGGCCATGGCCTTCTTCTCGATTGCCCTGACCCTCAACCTTGCCGGCATTCGCGTCACCAGCCTCCGGCTCTCCGACCTCACCCCGGCCAGTATCGAGAACAACCTCACCCGCCAGTTCTTCGGCGCCAAGAGCCAGGTTGTCCGGTACTACAACAGCCTCCGGGTGGTCTACGAGTTCGAGTCCAAGATGCGAGAACTGCGCCAGGACGAGACGACGCAGCCCAGCCATTCCGGCTCGCAACCCGCAACTTCCGATAAACCATCCTCGGAAAACCAGCCGCCCGCTGCGAACCATCACAACGGCGGCCGACTGGAAGCCCTCCCCAACGCACCCCACCAGGACGATGCCCTTCATGGCCATCCTGTCCTGGCCTCCAATTCACTCCCCGGTGTGGATGCCCGCCCACACCGTCCGGCCCACACCAGCGGAGTTCCTGAACATGAGGTAGTCGCATTGCTCGCTCTGAACACAGACCAGGCAGAAGGGAGCTTGGCATGA